The Pogona vitticeps strain Pit_001003342236 chromosome 6, PviZW2.1, whole genome shotgun sequence genome contains a region encoding:
- the LOC110078469 gene encoding DNA-directed RNA polymerases I, II, and III subunit RPABC5 — MIIPVRCFTCGKVVGNKWEAYLGLLQAEYTEGDALDALGLKRYCCRRMLLSHVDLIEKLLNYAPLEK; from the exons ATGATTATTCCTGTCCGATGCTTCACCTGTGGGAAAGTTGTGGGCAACAAGTGGGAGGCGTACCTGGGCCTCTTGCAGGCTGAATACACTGAAGG GGATGCGTTGGATGCCCTCGGCCTGAAGCGCTACTGCTGTCGGCGGATGCTTCTGTCTCATGTGGATTTGATTGAGAAGCTGCTGAACTATGCACCCTTGGAGAAGTAG